The genomic region GCTTCCAGGCTCAGGAAACGAAGATCTTTTTGCAATAACTGCTCCTACTTGCAGTGCTTTTGCAGCGGTGATGATGTCAGGAGTAACGTTGAACTGTTCAATTGCCCACCACGTGCCTGTTCGTCCCATCCCCATTTGTACTTCATCTGAAATGAAGGGAACATTGTTGCGCTCACACCAGGTTCTAATGCTTTGAATTGTTTTTTTGCTTGGAATGTTGTAGCCTCCTTCTCCTTGAATCGGTTCAATAATAACGTATCCAATTTCTTGGGGGGAGAGTTCTCTTTTAGTGAGCTGGTTGAGGTGATCCACTGCTGATTCATCGTAGGGAATTCTTCTTACGGGTAAGGAGAAGAAGTGTTTTTTGTGAACTTGTTTTGAGTTTGTGTTGGATAATGCACCTAGTGTTCGCCCGTGAAATGCACCTTCACAGGAAATTCCTATTTTTGCCTGCGGTCTTTGACGTAGCGCGATTTTTACTGCGTTTTCAGTCGCTTCTGCTCCTGAATTGATAAGGAATGCGCCGTTTAAACCTTTGGGTGCTATGGTAAGAAGTTCTTCAAGAAGGTCTATGTGTTCTTGTGTTGGGAAGTCTTGGCCTGCAATTTTGATAGGGGATCTGTTAGCGTAGCGTTGTGAATTTTCCAGAAGTGCTTCGTGATTATACCCTAAGGGATTTGTTGCTATTTGTGATCCAAAATCTAGAAACCTGTTGCCGTCCACGTCTTCAACATAGCAACGCTCCCCCCTCATTGTAAGAATTGTGGGATGTGGAACACTCCACCCCCCGTTAAGACGTTTGAATTTTTCGAGTAGTTTCTTGCTTTTTGGTCCGGGAATAGTTGTTTTGATCCTGATCATAGTATGCGTTACTGATTTTTTGCAACACTTCTTTTCACCGTTGGTAAAGAGAGGGGTGTTGTCCTTTTAACAGAGGTGGTTGGAAGGGAAAGGCTGTTTATTTTTTAGGAAAACCACCAAAACACGTTACCATTACTTAATCACCTACATCAATTTGTGCCTTCTGTAATTTTCCTGAGTAGTCAACGTAAATCGTTTTGGTCTCACTAAATTCGTGAATGCCTTCAATGCCTGCTTCTCTTGTTCCATTTCCAGTTCCTTTTATTCCTCCGAAGGGCAAGTGACACTCAGAGCCTATTGTTGAAGAGTTAATGTAGGTCAAGCCCGCTTCGATACGCTCCATTGCAAGAAATGCTAAATTAACATCTTGCGTGTAGATTGCTGAGGAGAGACCGTATTCAATGTTGTTTGCAATTTCAAATGCTTCTTCAATGTCCTCATAAGGTATGATTGCAAGTACGGGTCCAAAGATTTCTTCTTGTGCGATGCGCATATCAGGTTTTACATCGGTAAACAGTGTGGGCTCAAAGAAGTGTCCTCCTTCTTTTTCTAGAGGGTTTCCACCTATGAGCATTCGTGCACCTTCTTCAAGACCAATTTGTACATATTTTGCAGTTTTGATCAATGCTTGGTGGTTGATGAGTGGGCCCATGTCAATATCTTCTGAAATGCCAAAACCGATTTTGTATTTTTTGAGACGCTCAACAATGAGTTTTTCGAGTTTTTCTTTTACGTCTTTGTGCACAATGACTCTTGAGCATGCCGTGCATCGCTGACCTGTTGTTCCATATGCTCCAAAGAGTATTCCTTCAAGTGCGAGATCAAGATGTGCATCTTTGTGCACGATAATTGCGTTTTTTCCTCCAAGCTCAAGTCCTACTTTTTTGATTCCTGCATGTTTGAGCACGAACTCACCTACTGCTTTTGAACCTGTAAAGGAGATTCCTCTCACGTCGGGGTGTTCTATGAGTGGTGCGCCTACTTCTTCTCCTGAACCTGTTACGAGGTTAAGAACTCCTTTGGGCAGTCCTGCCTTCTCAAAGATTTTGACAACTTCTACTGCGCA from Candidatus Woesearchaeota archaeon harbors:
- a CDS encoding aminotransferase class III-fold pyridoxal phosphate-dependent enzyme; its protein translation is MIRIKTTIPGPKSKKLLEKFKRLNGGWSVPHPTILTMRGERCYVEDVDGNRFLDFGSQIATNPLGYNHEALLENSQRYANRSPIKIAGQDFPTQEHIDLLEELLTIAPKGLNGAFLINSGAEATENAVKIALRQRPQAKIGISCEGAFHGRTLGALSNTNSKQVHKKHFFSLPVRRIPYDESAVDHLNQLTKRELSPQEIGYVIIEPIQGEGGYNIPSKKTIQSIRTWCERNNVPFISDEVQMGMGRTGTWWAIEQFNVTPDIITAAKALQVGAVIAKRSSFPEPGSISSTWGGGHLLDLANALTTIKTIKKDNLLESNKKHGKSLLLLLQELASKHPSMSNIRGLGLLAAFDLPTRKDRDNLILELLKRGVIVLGAGEKSVRIIPPFVVNNHDLVAFIDALDKALHTVIKKSFKHRGHICKYIDCSRSVS
- a CDS encoding aldehyde dehydrogenase family protein; the encoded protein is MITYKNYVNGEWVTSKSGKTFQSHNPATGEVLGEFQQSTKEDIETAVRAAKQAQTTWARTPAPQRAKILYKAANLLIENKQRLGELVTTEMGKVISEGLGDVQEAIDIGLYMAGEGRRLFGHTTPSELPNKFAMTVRRPIGVVGLITPWNFPIAIPCWKIFPALICGNAVVFKPSSDTPLCAVEVVKIFEKAGLPKGVLNLVTGSGEEVGAPLIEHPDVRGISFTGSKAVGEFVLKHAGIKKVGLELGGKNAIIVHKDAHLDLALEGILFGAYGTTGQRCTACSRVIVHKDVKEKLEKLIVERLKKYKIGFGISEDIDMGPLINHQALIKTAKYVQIGLEEGARMLIGGNPLEKEGGHFFEPTLFTDVKPDMRIAQEEIFGPVLAIIPYEDIEEAFEIANNIEYGLSSAIYTQDVNLAFLAMERIEAGLTYINSSTIGSECHLPFGGIKGTGNGTREAGIEGIHEFSETKTIYVDYSGKLQKAQIDVGD